The genomic interval GAAAAAGAGGAACTAGCTGTGGttatgaaacaaaaaagaaaagcatttgttttatcttttgctttctgATTGTTACAGATATTTGCTTTGATTTCCCAATATTTTAGAATGGGGATCTAGCGAgcacattgcctgacagagcaaGAACTGTGGGCCTACTACATTTGCTCACGCTGAAAAGCGGTTTTCTCCAAAGTTGTTACAACAGTTTCATAGATGTAGTATAAATGTTAAAGTGTTCAGGAAGGAACCTTATCTTCCTACAGCACAATCTTTTGATGTTCACCTAGAAATTAATTGTCTGCTCTCAGCTAATGGTCTCAGCATTTTAAAATCTGAGTTTCCTTGTTCATATGGAGAATTAAAGATAATGCAAGAATCATGCCatcagaaggaaataatgaaataGTTTAAGGGAAAATCTTATCTGAATGCTGGTTTTTCCACCTACAGTTTCTTATTTCCCAGAAGACTGGTCTGTGTGATTTGGGAGCAGAAACGAAGGAAATTGTTGTTTGCACAGGAGCTTTTAGTGAGTTTTAAAGGATTTTTGGAGTCAAATCAGACCTCCACAGAGAGGTGATTAGGAAGCCTTAATTGGTTTGGTATTTCCATTGTGTAGCATTTGTGCCTAGGTAATGCCCAGAGAACTTCCCCAAGTCTAGATACCCACTATGGTGAGAGTTGTACAACCTGTGGCAAGATCCAGGCTCTGCCACAACCTTTTGAGGGAGGAAGACAGAAACAGAAGAGCTGTGAGGGCAGAACAATTGGCATGAGGCCAGATCTACGCAACCCACGTGAAATGCCACATCCAGTGGGTATGATTTATCATGTTCCACTATTGGTTGGACTCCTCTACTAGAAAAAGTGAGACAGTGATAATTGTAGGTTAGTCACCAGACACGTGCTGTGGGGCATCTTTAAAGAACGAGCCAGCGGGTGCTCAGAGGCAGAGTTGTGCCCATGTCTGCTGTTACAGTTGTGCTGGCTTCCCCAACACTCTTCCTCCCCATCTCTTCTCCCTTCAGCAGCAGTTGCTGCTAAACCAAATCCCTCTCTGCACCACATCTGCTCTGGAAACCTGCAGAGCACTGCCCTTGGCACGTGTAACAGTGTGACTTTGAGTCCCTGAGGATGTTGCTCATTCCTGGGCAAACAATTTACAAACAAATTCAGTGCTAAGGAGGAAACACTGGGATCCTGCTAGAAGGCATTCATGTGGGGTTACCAAAATCGTTCAATACACCTTGCTAATAGTAATAAGGTTTCTGCAGAATTCAGTGATGAGTGTGGTCGACATGCTGGAGAGAAGGGATGCATCCAGAGAGGTCTTGACAGGCTTTGAGTGGTGTGCCCATgtgaactgcatgaagttcaacaagaccaatTGCAGGGTCCTGTGCATGGGTTGAGACAATCCCaggcacaaatacaggctggctGGAGAATGGATTGAGGGCATCCctgaggacttgggggtgttggttgatgagaagctcaacatgacccagcaatgtgcacttgcagcccagaaagccaaccatatcctgggctgcatcaaaaggagtgtgatcGGCAGATCAAGGGACATAATTCTCCTGTTCTACTCTTGTGAgatcccacctgcagtgctgcatccagctctggggccctaaACATAAGAAGAACACAGACCTGTCAGAGAGGGTCCAGAGGGggaccatgaagatgatcagagggctggagcacctcttctatgaagacaggttgagagagttgaggttgttcagcctggagaagaaaaggctccagggagacctaagagcagcctttcagtacctacaGGGGACCTACAAAAAAgcaggagagagactttttacaagggcgtggagtgataggacaaggggtgatggttttaagctgaaagatggtagatttagattagatacaaggaagaagttCTTCACTATGAGGATGATGAAATGCAGGCATGGGTTGCCCAGAGAAATTGTAGATGCCCCCtgactggaagtgttcaagaccaggttggatgggactctgagcaacctgatctagtggaaggtgtccctgcccattgcagaagggttggaactagatggtctttaagatcacttccaactcaaaccgttctatgattctatgatgattaTTCTATGATCTGGAACCTATCAGATGAGTCCCAGATCTCTGGCTATTGCCTTAGACTTTCGCATGCACTCCAGCAGGAGCTGCCACTCTGCAGAGATCAGGCtttcaggaagaaattaaaaGGAGAAAGTGTGAGTCTAGGGGAGCGTGAGAGTGAAGGAAACGCAGACACCTAATGCCAAGATCTTTTTATTAATTGCTTCataaaagaaaaggagaggatGGAAATAAAGAACAAATGGTGAAATTCTTCCATCCATATCAGTGCAAAGAAGAATTACAGAATCTCTCTCCCAGGCAATATTCCTGGGGGCACAAAATCGTTTAGTTACATGTTACAAGGAAAAGTATTGTGTTTGAGGTAAATATAGCAGAAATGAtacaaaatgtaagaaaaaacatTTGAGGATTTACTCCTTCTGGGACAGGAAGGGCACTAGGAAAGCAAAGATGTGAGGAAGATGTTGGTAGGTTCACAGATCTGCAAAACATTTTCGTTCCTTAGCCTTTGTAGGATCCACAGGGCAATGGCGCTGCGGAGTGGGGTTCCCTAGCAGCTCCCACCGCCCGAGCCCCCACACTCAACCCCTCAAGGAGCCTTGCATTTACGACAGCAGACATCTGCACATCTGATGGCGTAGGGCCGGCCACAGGCAGAGGCGCACACGCATACGGGCACGGCTTGTGTAACACAGGCGGTGGGACAGGAATCCACGCACTTCGTTACAACCTGAACACCCTCAGAGCACGGATCCGCACATGTGGTGGTGCACTTGGTCACTTCCTCGCAGCAGGGTTCCACACATGAGGTGGTGCACTTGGTCACTTCCTCGCAGCAGGGTTCCACACATGAGGTGGTGCACTTGGTCACCTGCTCATAGCAGGGTTCCACACATGAGGTGGTGCACTTGGTCACTCGCTCATAGCAGGGTTCCACACATGAAGTGGTGCACTTGGTCACCTGCTCATAGCAGGGTTCCACACATGAGGTGGTGCACTTGGTCACTTGCTCATAGCAGGGTTCCACACATGTGGTAGTGCACTTGGTcacctgctcacagcagggttcCACACATGAGGTGGTGCCCTTGGTCACCTCTTCACAGTAGGGTTCCACACATTCAGTGGTACACTTGATCACTGGCTCGCAGCACGGATCCACGCATGAGGTGGTGCACTTGGTCACTTGCTCACAGCAGGGTTCCACACATGAGGTGGTGCACTTGGTCACTCTGCCGCAGCATGGATCCACACACTTAGTGGTGCATCTGGTGACACCTCCACAGCATGGATCTATGCACCGTGTTGTGCACTTGGTCACCCTGTCGCAACACGGATCCACACACTTAGTGGTGCACTTGGTCGCCTCCCTACAGCATGGATCCACACACCTGGTGGTACACCTTGTCACTTCTCTACAGCATGGATCCACACACCTGGTAGTACTCCTTGCCACTTCTCTACAGCATGGATCCACACACTTGGTGGTACACCTTGTCACCTCTCTACAGCATGGATTCACACACCTGGTGGTGCATTTGGTCACTTCCCCACAACATGGATCAACACATGTGGTGGTGCATTGGGTCACTTTGCTGCAGCACGGTTCCACACATGTGGTGGTACATCTAGTCACAGGTCTACAGCATGGATCTATGCATCTGGTGGTGCACCTAGTCACTTCCTGGCAGCACGGTTCCACACATGTGGTGGCACATCTGGTCACAGGTCTACAGCATGGATCTATGCATCTGGTGGTGCACTTGGTCACTTCCTGGCAGCATGGGTCCACACAAGTGGTTGTACACTTGGTCACTTCCCTGCAGCATGGATCCACACACTCAGTGGTACATTCACCCACACCTCCACAGCATGGTTCCACGCACGTTGTGGTGCACTTGGTTACCTCCTTGCAGCAGGGATCCTCGCATGTGGTGGTGCACTTGGTCACTTCCTCACAGCATGAATCTTCACATCTGGTGATACACTCAGTCACTTTGCAGCAGCATGGGACTGCACATTTGGTGGTGCACTTGGTCACTTCCTCACAGCACGGAGACACGCGTGTGGTGAGTCCAAGGCAGCATGGATCTACACAACCAGCAGTCTGTGTCACACCAAGATTACTCAGGTTCACGTAAGTGGTGGTGCCCCGAGGAACCCCTCGATAGCAGCAGGGTTCCACACGCGGAGGCAAGCACTGGATGTTACAGACAGTGCCACAGGGGTCCGCACGATTTTTCACAGGCAAGTTCTTCACCAAGATGGTTGGAGGTGGAAGGCAGATCTGTCTGATTTGGTAATCATTTTCACACTGCATCTTTGAGGGAAGGGTAATGTCTGAAAGCAGGAAAGGAATATACTTTGTGGAAACAGAGACATTCAGCTTTCACAAGGTTATTTTATATACTGAATCAAACTATACTTTTTCCAGTGGAATACTTAACAATGCACTGGGAAAACAGACTGAAATCGACAGCAGGACTCTAACTCTGCATGAAAGCATTTTAGTATGTAGCTACTGGCTGTATGCACATTTCAATCAACTTcttaaaacaggaaagaaaagtagGTTTATTTGGACTCAACTAGATTATATCAAAGTCATGACACCTGACCACCTGATCACAGCTGTTCTTGGTTTGGAATTAGCTCTTCAAAATTACTTCCCTATTTCCACCCAAAAAGGAAACTACTAGGGTTC from Patagioenas fasciata isolate bPatFas1 chromosome 30, bPatFas1.hap1, whole genome shotgun sequence carries:
- the LOC136112668 gene encoding uncharacterized protein, with translation MQCENDYQIRQICLPPPTILVKNLPVKNRADPCGTVCNIQCLPPRVEPCCYRGVPRGTTTYVNLSNLGVTQTAGCVDPCCLGLTTRVSPCCEEVTKCTTKCAVPCCCKVTECITRCEDSCCEEVTKCTTTCEDPCCKEVTKCTTTCVEPCCGGVGECTTECVDPCCREVTKCTTTCVDPCCQEVTKCTTRCIDPCCRPVTRCATTCVEPCCQEVTRCTTRCIDPCCRPVTRCTTTCVEPCCSKVTQCTTTCVDPCCGEVTKCTTRCVNPCCREVTRCTTKCVDPCCREVARSTTRCVDPCCREVTRCTTRCVDPCCREATKCTTKCVDPCCDRVTKCTTRCIDPCCGGVTRCTTKCVDPCCGRVTKCTTSCVEPCCEQVTKCTTSCVDPCCEPVIKCTTECVEPYCEEVTKGTTSCVEPCCEQVTKCTTTCVEPCYEQVTKCTTSCVEPCYEQVTKCTTSCVEPCYERVTKCTTSCVEPCYEQVTKCTTSCVEPCCEEVTKCTTSCVEPCCEEVTKCTTTCADPCSEGVQVVTKCVDSCPTACVTQAVPVCVCASACGRPYAIRCADVCCRKCKAP